In Pseudonocardia sp. C8, one genomic interval encodes:
- a CDS encoding adhesin, with product MLAITENAAEAIKTLSTDAELPDEGGLRITAPDPEQGLELALAQSADAQDTVLRGEGIAVFLEPGAAQILDDKVLDVQPVQTDGGEQELRFAIVAQSDAVEPEQA from the coding sequence ATGTTGGCGATCACGGAGAACGCCGCCGAGGCGATCAAGACTCTGAGCACCGACGCGGAGCTGCCCGACGAGGGTGGCCTGCGCATCACCGCGCCGGACCCGGAGCAGGGGCTGGAGCTCGCACTCGCGCAGTCGGCCGACGCGCAGGACACGGTGCTGCGGGGCGAGGGCATCGCCGTCTTCCTGGAGCCGGGCGCGGCCCAGATCCTGGACGACAAGGTCCTCGACGTGCAGCCGGTCCAGACCGACGGCGGCGAGCAGGAGCTGCGCTTCGCCATCGTCGCGCAGTCCGACGCCGTCGAGCCCGAGCAGGCCTGA